The following nucleotide sequence is from Solanum dulcamara chromosome 7, daSolDulc1.2, whole genome shotgun sequence.
AAAATAGTAGCCATGTCGAATCCAATTTTCATCTGTTGACTGATGAATAAACTTGAATTCTGAGGTCAGAGAATATAATATATGCAGCCATAACTTTAAGCAACAACTAAGCATGAGAATGATGCAAAAACAATTACTTGTTTGAGTTAATGGTGTAGTATTCATCAGACTTTCCTCGAACTAATTTATTCTTAAGAAAGAGCAATTTGATTCTTCACAAGTTAATAAGGTCTTGATTTATAGTTTTAAAGTATCTCTAATTTGTATGAATTTAGTCAAATAATGAAATGGAACTGAATAGATACGTATCCAAGATTCAATCTTACTGTTTGATATCTCAAAGGTGTAACTCACCTGAGTATGAGCTTGTCCCAATCCTGAAACCCAGCATTCATCAAATTCTCCACAGTAACTATTCTGTGTCTTTCGCTGCGCCCAGTCAACAAGAAAACTTTGAATCCTATCCTCATAACATCTTGATAAACCTTCAAACTAGACCCAATTGCTGGCGCCACTCCCTTCTCAACCCATTTATCGAattccacactatcaaaaaccTCCAACCTACAAATAACTTATCACAAAAATCAACCAGTAGATACAGAGTGAACAATGCTCAAAAAGCTCAAGTATAACTTCAAGTATAATAAACAAACACCCAGGACGTGAACAAGTATATATGTTCCTTGAGGGGCATACAAACACTTAATACATGAACAATCCACATGATAACTAGTGTgtattcaattaaataatactAGAGTTATTATTACACGAACAAAATGATTTAATTAAACAATATTAAGGTTAAAAGATCAAatctttacaaaaaaaataaactcaAGCTCAATAATTGAAGAACTAACCGGGGGAGGGgtataagaaaattatatacaaaaatttaaGCGTTAGAATTTGAGAAAGACAAAGTTAAAGACttaaaaatttaacaaaatatttagattttattgatagaataatatataaataattataagttcagtttgattatttttgtttttttttagtaAAACTAAAACaaaccaaaatattaattagtttcaaaatttaaaattaaattaaatatcaatttttttaattaatttaattcaaattatgatttaatttgattttttaaccATAACCATAAACATCATACCCATAACCATGTTGGGAATAATAGGGTAGATTGGAAAGCAAAGTctcatcaacatcaaaaatCCAGACATCTTTTCCATCTTCCCCCAATTTCATGCTTTGTGCATAGGCTCCAGCTTCATTGGAAACTCTATCAATCTCCATGTCATAAGCCCCACCAGTAATATATTGTCTCACGTAATCAGCACATTTCTCTGGAATTGTCTTCCATGGGGTTAAATTATTAGCCTCCACAGCAAACCTCCAACTTGTACACTCTAACAGAAGCTCCTCACTGCTTTCCTTCAATTGGGGTTCATTATTTTCAGAAAATTCAACAATCAATGGCCTATCAACCACATGGGTATTGAAATTTTCATTTGCGAAGGCGAAAATAAACagaatcaagaaaatggaaATTACCAAAATTATTCTCATTTGGAATTCCTTATAGGATTAGGGGATTGTGCTTAAAAGGGTATATATACAGAAAGAAGAGATGCTTGATGGGGTTTCGAGTTTTGCAGAGATTCTttacttttcttcttcttcttttttcccgTTTTACCAAGTAAAATGAAATGTGAAGATAATAGTTAAGCTGCGATTTTCGATGCAGATGgggaaaaaaaggaagaagataGACAAAAGAAGGACAAATCAGAAAAGAGCAAGGAAGAAAGCAATGGAGTCAATGGAGAGGAAAATGCAGAGAATATGTCATAAGGCGCATAAGACGTGGGTGCTGGCAGGCCAATCACATTGCTTCATTCGTTATGATTGGGCGCACGCATTCTTATGTTTGCCTACAATTCAAACTCTTTCTGTTACCTTTTTCAATCCAAAAACAAAGGGAGGGAGTTATCAAatcatcttattttaaaaatagtaaacaCTTACAAACATAATCAGACAAAATAACTAATCTTTGGTTAATGACATAACATACTATAATTTGagtttgtatatatgtatctcaTGTGACTATTAagtatttatacaaataataCTTTCAATTGAATTAATAATAGATGCGGTAATTTCGAAAAAAATCTcacaaatattaaattaaattgtaTTTGTATCGATTGATTTTCTatttgtatttttgtattttaaaattagaCTAAGATTTGAttgatttgtatttgtattttttgattttctgtttgtattttttgtatttcaattta
It contains:
- the LOC129896869 gene encoding acid phosphatase 1-like, whose amino-acid sequence is MRIILVISIFLILFIFAFANENFNTHVVDRPLIVEFSENNEPQLKESSEELLLECTSWRFAVEANNLTPWKTIPEKCADYVRQYITGGAYDMEIDRVSNEAGAYAQSMKLGEDGKDVWIFDVDETLLSNLPYYSQHGYGLEVFDSVEFDKWVEKGVAPAIGSSLKVYQDVMRIGFKVFLLTGRSERHRIVTVENLMNAGFQDWDKLILRGSEDHGKSATIYKSEKRNEMVEEGFRIVGNSGDQWSDLLGSSASNRSFKLPNPMYYIP